A genome region from Hevea brasiliensis isolate MT/VB/25A 57/8 chromosome 9, ASM3005281v1, whole genome shotgun sequence includes the following:
- the LOC110643993 gene encoding phosphomevalonate kinase, peroxisomal: protein MAIVASAPGKVLMTGGYLILERPNAGIVLSTNARFYAIVKPIYDEIKPDSWAWAWSDVKLTSPQLSRESLYKLSLKNLTLQCVSSRQVFTNYACVCLLFASRNPFVEQAVQYAIAAAHATFEKDKMDVLNKLLLQGLDITILGSNDFYSYRKQIEARGLPLTPEALAALPSFTSFTFNVEEANGKNCKPEVAKTGLGSSAAMTTAVVAALLHYLGVIDLSSSCKDKKSSDLDMVHIIAQTAHCIAQGKVGSGFDVSSAVYGSYRYVRFSPEVLSSAQDAAKGIPLQEVIANILNGKWDHERTIFSLPPLMSLLLGEPGTGGSSTPSMVGAVKKWQKADPQTSQETWRKLSEANSALETQFSILSKLAEERWDAYKCVIDSCCMKKSEKWIEEATEPSREVVVEALLGARHAMLQIRNHLRQMGEFAGVPIEPESQTRLLDITMDMDGVLLAGVPGAGGFDAVFAVTLGDSSSNVIKAWSSLNILALLVREDPRGVSLESCDPRTNEIASSVEVDKLCPP from the exons ATGGCAAT AGTTGCTTCTGCTCCGGGTAAGGTGTTGATGACTGGGGGTTACCTTATATTGGAAAGACCCAATGCAGGGATTGTACTCAGCACAAATGCTCGATTCTATGCCATTGTGAAGCCTATTTACGATGAAATCAAACCTGATAGCTGGGCATGG GCATGGAGTGATGTGAAATTAACATCTCCCCAACTCTCTAGAGAAAGCTTGTACAAATTGTCACTGAAGAACTTAACTCTTCAGTGTGTCTCTTCGAGGCAAGTTTTCACTAATTATGCGTGTGTCTGTCTTTTATT TGCATCAAGGAACCCTTTTGTGGAACAAGCAGTGCAATATGCCATAGCAGCTGCACATGCAACGTTTGAAAAAGATAAGATGGATGTCTTAAACAAGCTACTCTTGCAAG GTCTTGATATTACAATTTTAGGTTCCAATGACTTCTATTCGTACCGAAAACAG ATTGAAGCACGTGGACTCCCTTTGACACCAGAAGCATTGGCTGCACTTCCTTCGTTTACCTCATTCACCTTCAATGTAGAGGAAGCAAATGGTAAAAACTGCAAGCCTGAAGTAGCTAAAACTGGTCTGGGTTCATCAGCAGCAATGACCACTGCTGTAGTTGCTGCTTTACTTCATTACCTTGGGGTAATTGATCTTTCGTCCTCCTGTAAAGATAAGAAATCTTCTGATCTTGATATGGTACATATTATAGCCCAAACTGCCCATTGTATTGCACAAGGGAAAGTTGGCAGTGGGTTTGATGTCAGTTCTGCAGTTTATGGAAGTTATCGCTACGTCCGCTTCTCACCAGAAGTGCTTTCCTCTGCTCAG GATGCCGCGAAAGGAATTCCATTACAGGAAGTCATTGCTAACATCCTAAATGGAAAATGGGACCATGAGAGGACTATTTTTTCCTTGCCACCATTGATGAGTCTG CTACTAGGCGAGCCAGGAACTGGAGGATCatcaacaccatcaatggtgggtGCTGTAAAGAAATGGCAGAAGGCTGATCCTCAGACGTCCCAAGAAACATGGAGAAAGTTGTCAGAGGCTAATTCAGCACTTGAAACACAATTCAGTATTTTAAGCAAGCTCGCGGAAGAACGTTGGGATGCATATAAATGTGTGATAGATAGCTGCTGCATGAAAAAATCAGAGAAG TGGATTGAGGAGGCAACTGAACCCAGCCGAGAAGTGGTTGTTGAAGCGTTATTAGGAGCCAGACATGCCATGCTTCAAATCAGAAATCACCTGCGCCAGATGGGTGAGTTTGCAGGTGTTCCG ATAGAGCCTGAATCACAGACTCGACTTTTGGATATTACTATGGATATGGATGGAGTTTTGTTGGCTGGAGTTCCTGGAGCAGGTGGGTTTGATGCAGTCTTTGCTGTGACCTTAGGGGACTCTAGCAGCAACGTGATAAAAGCATGGAGTTCACTCAATATTCTGGCCTTGTTGGTTAGAGAAGATCCTCGTGGCGTTTCACTAGAAAGCTGCGATCCAAGAACAAATGAAATTGCATCTTCAGTGGAAGTTGACAAACTATGCCCACCTTAA